Proteins encoded within one genomic window of Posidoniimonas corsicana:
- a CDS encoding SCO5389 family protein encodes MSLTVPAPMVQQAIEGEVSEQDFVAVIRESLPNAWRIVESLVERRNETGSSLEAFGAEPMDEPTRGELLRMLAGTAIRRAVERHFGVELLFQNCTNVAVCERGQSDSADAAEFTSIRSQILNQKPDLVMC; translated from the coding sequence ATGTCGCTAACCGTTCCCGCCCCCATGGTCCAGCAGGCGATCGAGGGCGAAGTCAGCGAGCAGGACTTTGTGGCCGTGATCCGCGAGTCGCTCCCCAACGCGTGGCGCATCGTGGAGTCGCTGGTTGAGCGGCGCAACGAAACCGGCTCCTCCCTCGAGGCGTTTGGCGCCGAGCCGATGGACGAGCCGACCCGCGGCGAGCTGCTGCGGATGCTCGCCGGCACCGCGATCCGGCGCGCCGTGGAGCGGCACTTCGGCGTCGAGCTGTTGTTCCAGAACTGCACCAACGTGGCGGTGTGCGAGCGCGGCCAGTCCGACTCGGCAGACGCGGCGGAGTTCACCTCGATCCGCAGTCAGATCCTCAATCAGAAGCCCGACCTGGTGATGTGCTGA
- a CDS encoding lactate racemase domain-containing protein yields MPTVLQIEAPGGEPIELDRECVVPRRLDETLRPLAGDRARAAVTKALQQPLEFPPIADSIVPGDTVAVALGEGIPDVASVASGMLDAIVQAGVEPARITLVAAAKSDAKRVRQAVDEAVAVVRHDPTDENELCYAGVTREDDVSLLLNRALFEADLTIPVSRASTPDDPANRGPYDGLYPAFFHIDSVRALRGSGDERPEWWRNRTNEAGWVIGAPLVVRVAPGEGDRVAGVYAGEPEAVEHESSQAARRAWVRIVEQDADLVIATVTGDPDRQTWDDVARALHAADRVAAPGAPVAICTALGQKIGKSLARLRGAGDMDQTLRRLAKDAHPDTHAARAIADALTRGPVFLMSRLGDDLVEDLGMAPIGGAAELQRLADRFDRVMLLEHAQHIEITDREEA; encoded by the coding sequence ATGCCCACCGTCCTGCAGATCGAGGCCCCCGGCGGAGAGCCGATCGAGCTCGACCGCGAGTGCGTCGTCCCCCGCCGCCTGGACGAGACGCTCCGTCCGCTGGCCGGCGACCGCGCCCGCGCCGCCGTGACGAAGGCGCTGCAGCAGCCGCTGGAGTTCCCGCCGATCGCCGACTCGATCGTGCCCGGCGACACCGTGGCGGTCGCGCTCGGCGAGGGCATCCCGGACGTGGCGTCGGTGGCGTCGGGCATGCTCGACGCGATCGTGCAGGCGGGCGTCGAGCCGGCGCGCATCACGCTGGTCGCCGCCGCCAAGTCCGACGCAAAGCGGGTCCGCCAGGCGGTCGACGAGGCGGTCGCCGTGGTGCGGCACGACCCGACCGACGAGAACGAGCTCTGCTACGCCGGCGTCACCCGCGAGGACGACGTCTCGCTGCTGCTGAACCGGGCGCTGTTCGAGGCGGACCTGACGATCCCGGTGTCCCGGGCGTCAACGCCCGACGACCCGGCCAACCGCGGCCCCTACGACGGTCTGTACCCGGCTTTCTTCCACATCGACTCGGTCCGCGCCCTGCGCGGCAGCGGCGACGAGCGGCCCGAGTGGTGGCGCAACCGCACCAACGAGGCGGGCTGGGTCATCGGCGCGCCGCTGGTGGTCCGCGTCGCGCCGGGCGAGGGCGACCGCGTGGCGGGCGTGTACGCCGGCGAGCCCGAGGCGGTCGAGCACGAGTCGAGCCAGGCCGCCCGCCGCGCCTGGGTCCGCATCGTCGAGCAGGACGCCGACCTGGTCATCGCCACCGTGACCGGCGACCCGGACCGCCAGACCTGGGACGACGTGGCCCGCGCGCTGCACGCGGCCGACCGGGTCGCCGCCCCCGGCGCGCCGGTGGCCATCTGCACGGCGCTCGGCCAGAAGATCGGCAAGTCGCTCGCGCGGCTCCGCGGCGCCGGCGACATGGACCAGACGCTCCGCCGTCTGGCCAAGGACGCGCACCCCGACACGCACGCCGCGCGGGCGATCGCCGACGCGCTGACGCGGGGCCCGGTGTTCCTGATGAGCCGCCTCGGGGACGACCTGGTCGAGGACCTCGGCATGGCGCCGATCGGCGGCGCGGCCGAGCTGCAGCGGCTGGCCGACCGGTTCGACCGCGTGATGCTGCTGGAGCACGCGCAGCATATCGAGATCACCGACCGCGAGGAGGCCTGA
- a CDS encoding YdcF family protein translates to MHSPTITAAQQLWDHFSAGRARGPSDAVVVCCSYDLRVCDYACGLIKEGLAPLLVLSGNTGNWTRHLWSQPEAEVFLQRAVAAGVDPAQIRLEREATNFGQNIKFVRRMMPELRRVTFVTKPNSVLRVQLTAAAQWPEVEAMVDAPPLSFPEDASQAVGVLGTIDEMAGDYDRILKYPDLGYQAPHEFPPEITAAWRRLVEAGFTNHLMR, encoded by the coding sequence ATGCACTCCCCCACCATCACCGCCGCCCAGCAGCTCTGGGACCACTTCTCCGCAGGCCGCGCACGCGGCCCAAGTGATGCGGTGGTGGTCTGCTGCTCGTACGACCTACGGGTCTGCGACTACGCGTGCGGGCTGATCAAAGAGGGCCTGGCGCCGCTGTTGGTGCTGTCGGGGAACACCGGCAACTGGACCCGCCACCTGTGGTCGCAGCCGGAGGCCGAGGTATTCCTCCAGCGGGCGGTCGCGGCCGGCGTTGACCCGGCTCAGATCCGCCTGGAGCGCGAGGCGACCAACTTCGGCCAGAACATCAAGTTCGTCCGCCGGATGATGCCCGAGCTGCGACGGGTCACGTTCGTCACCAAGCCAAACTCGGTGCTGCGGGTGCAGCTCACCGCGGCGGCGCAGTGGCCCGAGGTCGAGGCCATGGTCGACGCCCCGCCGCTGTCCTTCCCGGAGGACGCGTCCCAGGCGGTCGGTGTGCTCGGCACGATCGACGAGATGGCGGGCGACTACGACCGCATCCTCAAGTACCCGGACCTGGGCTACCAGGCGCCACACGAATTCCCGCCCGAGATCACCGCCGCGTGGCGCCGGCTCGTGGAGGCGGGCTTTACCAACCATCTGATGCGGTAG
- a CDS encoding DUF202 domain-containing protein has protein sequence MDQPATPLRDSLAVERTRLANERTLLAYLRTAIMLAATGATLITLYGDLAVRVAAGWTLIAAAGLTAATGVSRFRRVARRLTGEG, from the coding sequence ATGGACCAACCCGCCACTCCGCTGCGCGACTCGCTGGCGGTAGAGAGGACCCGGCTGGCGAACGAACGGACGCTGCTGGCCTACCTGCGCACCGCCATCATGCTGGCGGCCACCGGGGCGACGCTGATCACCCTGTACGGCGATCTGGCCGTGCGGGTGGCGGCAGGTTGGACGCTGATCGCCGCGGCGGGTCTGACCGCCGCCACCGGGGTTTCCCGCTTCCGACGGGTCGCCCGCCGGTTGACCGGCGAGGGCTGA
- a CDS encoding AAA family ATPase, with product MSDPLLKKNFFTDVLGDNPAALPVRITERLVADGAPRAVVVANRLDFEEYAELGHCELEVEPQPRPDSYCIWGGEDHDQLENTYDQAVWRVLWNDQTLRVVHVEWATGCGNESRDWVVANTADLARAFILDVERKTHHPGESILVFSDGHWQRSRGLYRATQSASFDDLVLAEDLKQTIRDDFRRFLESEEEYNRLGIAWRRGALLVGPPGNGKTHCVRALVKELDVPSLYVQSLAHHYWTPEQLWKHIFDRARGLRPCVLVLEDLDALVNPENRSFFLNQLDGFERNHGLIVLATTNYPERIDQAIINRPSRFDRKYHFSLPSEAERRTFLAGWQARLAEETRWPAEELDALAELTGGFSFAYLKELVISSVMQWMADRSVDFAQVSADQAKLLKRQMRADPEANGAGPRWGLFRRRDATATAAEHE from the coding sequence GTGTCCGACCCGCTGCTCAAGAAGAACTTCTTCACCGATGTGCTGGGTGACAACCCGGCCGCGCTGCCGGTCCGCATCACCGAGCGGCTGGTCGCCGACGGCGCGCCGCGGGCGGTGGTGGTGGCCAACCGGCTCGACTTCGAGGAGTACGCCGAGCTGGGGCACTGCGAGCTGGAGGTTGAGCCGCAGCCCCGCCCGGACAGCTACTGCATCTGGGGCGGCGAGGACCACGACCAGCTAGAGAACACCTACGACCAGGCGGTCTGGCGGGTGTTGTGGAACGATCAGACGCTCCGCGTGGTGCACGTCGAGTGGGCTACCGGGTGCGGCAATGAGAGCCGCGACTGGGTGGTGGCCAACACCGCCGACCTTGCGCGGGCGTTCATCCTGGACGTGGAGCGGAAGACGCACCACCCGGGCGAGTCGATCCTCGTTTTCTCCGACGGCCATTGGCAGCGGAGCCGCGGGCTGTACCGCGCGACGCAGTCGGCCTCGTTTGACGACCTGGTGCTGGCCGAGGACCTCAAGCAGACCATCCGGGACGACTTCCGGCGGTTCCTCGAGTCGGAGGAAGAGTACAACCGGCTCGGCATCGCATGGCGCCGCGGCGCCCTGTTGGTGGGGCCGCCGGGCAACGGCAAGACCCACTGCGTGCGGGCGCTGGTCAAGGAGCTCGACGTGCCCAGCCTGTACGTGCAGAGCCTGGCCCACCACTACTGGACGCCCGAGCAGCTCTGGAAGCACATCTTCGACCGCGCCCGCGGCCTGCGGCCCTGCGTGCTGGTGCTCGAGGACCTGGACGCGCTGGTGAACCCCGAGAACCGCTCATTCTTCCTCAACCAGCTCGACGGCTTCGAGCGGAACCACGGCCTGATCGTGCTCGCCACGACGAACTACCCCGAGCGGATCGACCAGGCGATCATCAACCGCCCCAGCCGCTTCGACCGCAAGTACCACTTCTCTTTGCCGAGCGAGGCCGAGCGGCGGACCTTCCTTGCCGGTTGGCAGGCGCGGCTCGCGGAAGAGACCCGCTGGCCTGCCGAAGAGCTGGACGCCCTGGCCGAGCTGACCGGCGGCTTCTCGTTTGCGTACCTCAAAGAGCTGGTGATCAGCTCGGTGATGCAGTGGATGGCGGACCGGTCGGTCGACTTCGCCCAGGTCTCCGCCGATCAGGCCAAGCTGCTCAAGCGGCAGATGCGGGCCGACCCCGAGGCAAACGGCGCGGGGCCGCGGTGGGGCTTGTTCCGCCGCCGGGACGCGACAGCCACTGCGGCGGAGCACGAGTGA
- a CDS encoding right-handed parallel beta-helix repeat-containing protein, whose product MLHPQRLAALTLLLNLLGFAAACPAAEYYVAPTGSDGAPGSLAAPFGSLARAQQAAAPGDTVWIRGGEYNFVAGQGASQNAVLFNKSGAPRQRINYWAYPGETPVFDFSQYLPTERIRGFSVQADYLHFRGLELRGVQQTITNVNESWAIRVEGSGGDFNIFERLNLHHNEGPGLFIVNGGNNLVLNTDSHHNYDPDRGGENADGFGSHSNDDGNVFIGNRAWENSDDGYDFINSEGRVELIDSWAWRNGYIPDTNTPAGNGAGIKAGGFLLDSSRFPDPEDVPTNLVQGSVAFDNRVQGFYANHHPGGIDWVNNTAFDNPRGFDLLNDVDVENWPADHYLRNNIAYANGTNLANANQDLIDDEANTWNLRMAISPADFLSLDPTGVDGPRQPDGSLPEIDFLRLAPGSRLIDAGEDAGLDFYGLAPDLGAFESGSPGDFNNDGLVDAADYTVWRDNLGTVFGLSDYQVWLANYGAGADGASGAAPEPTAAAVLLVAAACCGRRATLRRRK is encoded by the coding sequence ATGCTGCACCCCCAACGGCTAGCGGCGCTGACACTGCTGCTGAACCTGCTCGGCTTCGCAGCCGCTTGCCCGGCTGCCGAGTACTACGTCGCCCCCACCGGCAGCGACGGCGCCCCCGGCTCGCTCGCCGCGCCGTTTGGCAGCCTGGCCCGCGCCCAGCAGGCGGCCGCGCCGGGCGACACGGTCTGGATCCGCGGCGGAGAGTACAACTTTGTAGCGGGGCAGGGCGCCAGCCAGAACGCGGTGCTGTTCAACAAGAGCGGCGCGCCCCGCCAACGCATCAACTACTGGGCCTACCCGGGCGAGACGCCCGTCTTCGACTTCAGCCAGTACCTGCCCACCGAACGCATCCGCGGCTTCAGCGTGCAGGCCGACTACCTGCACTTCCGCGGGCTGGAGCTCCGCGGGGTGCAGCAGACCATCACCAACGTGAACGAGTCGTGGGCGATCCGCGTGGAGGGGTCGGGCGGCGACTTCAACATCTTCGAGCGGCTCAATCTGCACCACAACGAGGGCCCCGGGCTGTTCATCGTCAACGGCGGCAACAACCTGGTGCTCAACACCGACTCGCACCACAACTACGACCCGGACCGCGGCGGCGAGAACGCCGACGGATTCGGCAGCCACAGCAACGACGACGGCAACGTGTTCATCGGGAACCGCGCCTGGGAGAACAGCGACGACGGCTACGACTTCATCAACTCCGAGGGCCGCGTGGAGCTGATCGACTCGTGGGCCTGGCGAAACGGCTACATCCCCGACACCAACACGCCCGCAGGGAACGGCGCCGGCATCAAGGCGGGCGGTTTCCTGCTGGACTCCAGCCGCTTCCCCGACCCCGAGGACGTGCCGACCAACCTGGTGCAGGGGAGCGTGGCGTTCGACAACCGCGTGCAGGGGTTCTACGCCAACCACCACCCGGGCGGCATCGACTGGGTGAACAACACCGCGTTCGACAACCCGCGCGGGTTCGACCTGCTGAACGATGTCGACGTCGAGAACTGGCCGGCCGACCACTACCTCCGCAACAACATCGCGTACGCCAACGGGACCAACCTGGCCAACGCCAACCAAGACCTGATCGACGACGAGGCCAACACCTGGAACCTGCGGATGGCTATCTCGCCGGCCGACTTCCTCAGCCTCGACCCGACCGGCGTCGACGGGCCCAGGCAGCCCGACGGCAGCCTGCCCGAGATCGACTTCCTCCGCCTGGCGCCCGGCAGCCGCCTGATCGACGCCGGCGAGGACGCAGGGCTCGACTTCTACGGCCTGGCGCCCGACCTGGGCGCCTTCGAGAGCGGCTCGCCCGGCGACTTCAACAACGACGGCCTCGTCGACGCGGCGGACTACACCGTGTGGCGGGACAACCTCGGCACGGTCTTCGGCCTGAGCGACTACCAGGTCTGGCTCGCCAACTACGGCGCCGGCGCCGATGGGGCATCTGGCGCGGCGCCCGAACCGACGGCGGCAGCGGTGCTGCTGGTGGCCGCCGCCTGCTGCGGCCGGCGCGCCACGCTTCGCCGCCGCAAGTAG
- the pgk gene encoding phosphoglycerate kinase translates to MSTVSTDQMKAWCEKIVKGREAAPDLTLGDYLAAAPSLDSLADVPAGTVVLVRGDVDAKPGDKVGEGDIRLRSMVDTLKHGVEKGWKQVVFGHIGRKPEGSLEKVAARLGELLGQNVPLIKDWVDTDTNEIKLSAAEAVKAADPGSVMVLENTRAYDIERVLWKAKVEDLDALAPKLAAFANSIAEHLSTVYVNEAFSAGSLDASSVVVPAAMDRVALGKYAAGEFNGPMQKCLKTDLAVFSGIKIDKLDDMEAMIARGTIKQIFASGSLAMAIRKAIGELDGKPVSLGAAEDPANSSEPWYIPPARVAQAKEIVADGREKGITFTVPCDSVVEDGSVKDELSPTDQQLDIGPKSIEAFSQAVGAFIERTGGKAVAFHNGVFGVFEDPKFEAGTKAWIPELKRMKEAGVEVYVGGGEGGKALEKYGEDDWVTHCFTAGGTVLNALGSEPVPYLVALKLAADK, encoded by the coding sequence ATGTCCACCGTTTCTACCGACCAGATGAAGGCCTGGTGCGAGAAGATCGTCAAAGGCCGCGAGGCCGCGCCCGACCTGACGCTGGGCGACTACCTGGCGGCGGCGCCCTCGCTCGACTCGCTGGCCGATGTGCCCGCCGGCACGGTGGTGCTGGTCCGCGGTGACGTGGACGCCAAGCCGGGCGACAAGGTGGGCGAGGGCGACATCCGCCTCCGCTCGATGGTCGACACGCTCAAGCACGGCGTTGAGAAGGGGTGGAAGCAGGTGGTCTTCGGCCACATCGGCCGCAAGCCCGAGGGCTCGCTGGAGAAGGTCGCCGCCCGGCTGGGCGAGCTGCTCGGCCAGAACGTGCCGCTGATCAAGGACTGGGTCGACACCGACACGAACGAGATCAAGCTGTCCGCCGCCGAGGCGGTCAAGGCCGCCGACCCCGGGTCGGTGATGGTGCTGGAGAACACCCGCGCGTACGACATCGAGCGCGTGCTGTGGAAGGCCAAGGTCGAGGACCTGGACGCGCTGGCGCCCAAGCTGGCGGCCTTCGCCAACAGCATCGCCGAGCACCTCTCAACCGTCTACGTGAACGAGGCGTTCAGCGCCGGCAGCCTGGACGCGTCGAGCGTGGTCGTGCCGGCCGCGATGGACCGCGTGGCGCTGGGCAAGTACGCCGCCGGCGAGTTCAACGGCCCGATGCAGAAGTGCCTCAAGACCGACCTGGCCGTGTTCAGCGGCATCAAGATCGACAAGCTAGACGACATGGAGGCCATGATCGCCCGCGGCACGATCAAGCAGATCTTCGCGTCCGGATCGCTGGCGATGGCCATCCGCAAGGCGATCGGCGAACTCGACGGCAAGCCGGTCTCGCTGGGAGCGGCCGAGGACCCCGCCAACAGCAGCGAGCCGTGGTACATCCCGCCAGCCCGCGTGGCGCAGGCCAAGGAGATCGTGGCCGACGGACGCGAGAAGGGGATCACCTTCACCGTGCCGTGCGACTCGGTGGTCGAGGACGGCTCGGTCAAGGACGAGCTGTCGCCGACCGACCAGCAGCTGGACATCGGCCCCAAGTCGATCGAGGCGTTCAGCCAGGCGGTCGGCGCGTTCATCGAGCGGACCGGCGGCAAGGCCGTGGCGTTCCACAACGGCGTGTTCGGCGTGTTCGAGGACCCCAAGTTCGAGGCCGGCACCAAAGCCTGGATCCCCGAGCTGAAGCGGATGAAGGAGGCCGGCGTGGAGGTCTACGTCGGCGGCGGCGAGGGCGGCAAGGCGCTCGAGAAGTACGGCGAGGACGACTGGGTCACCCACTGCTTCACCGCCGGCGGCACCGTGCTCAACGCGCTGGGCAGCGAGCCCGTGCCCTACCTGGTGGCGCTGAAGCTGGCCGCCGATAAGTAG
- a CDS encoding REP-associated tyrosine transposase, giving the protein MPNYRRAFVPGGTFFFTIVTHHRRCFLTEPAARQILRNSFRLVRARFPFAVEAIVLLPDHLHCVMTLPAGDADFSTRWNQIKGGFTRGWLAAGGAEGPRSASRESKRERGVWQRRGYEHSCRDEEDLKRCIDYVHVNPLKHGLVDRVIDWPWSSFHRYVRAGEYSKYWGNAAEWYGDEWSRFE; this is encoded by the coding sequence ATGCCCAACTATCGTCGTGCATTCGTGCCGGGAGGGACCTTCTTCTTCACGATTGTCACGCACCACAGGCGTTGCTTCTTGACGGAGCCCGCGGCGCGGCAGATTCTCAGGAACTCGTTCCGACTTGTGCGGGCACGCTTTCCGTTCGCGGTCGAGGCAATCGTACTGCTTCCGGATCACCTGCACTGCGTCATGACGCTCCCGGCGGGAGACGCCGACTTTTCCACTCGATGGAATCAGATCAAGGGCGGCTTCACGCGCGGCTGGCTCGCCGCCGGAGGGGCAGAGGGACCACGCTCAGCCAGCCGAGAGTCGAAGCGGGAACGTGGTGTTTGGCAACGCCGCGGGTACGAGCACTCCTGCCGAGATGAGGAGGATCTCAAACGGTGCATCGACTACGTTCATGTGAACCCGTTGAAGCACGGCCTTGTCGACCGCGTGATTGACTGGCCCTGGTCATCTTTTCATCGGTATGTTCGGGCTGGTGAGTACTCCAAGTATTGGGGCAACGCCGCCGAGTGGTACGGAGATGAGTGGAGCAGATTTGAATAG
- the ygfZ gene encoding CAF17-like 4Fe-4S cluster assembly/insertion protein YgfZ, translated as MQSHTPDWSSLRVTGPDAASFLHNLCTNDIKKLPEGACCEAFFTDVKGKILASTLVCRGADALHVVVTSPHAADLAAHLERYHIREDLELAVSEAYPTLFLEGAPPDSELFEAPTLGARLCLDDSCLDTMVRLSAPAFEVWRIERGFPLDRVDVDSSRLPQEVNRDAQAISFTTGCYLGQETVARIDALGHVNRKLVSLKFSSSTPPGVGAELTADEKPVGVVTSACNSDRLAAPLALAYVRREQCDPGTRLRSSAGEAEVLAGPAVAIDG; from the coding sequence ATGCAGTCCCACACGCCCGACTGGAGCTCGCTGCGCGTGACGGGGCCCGACGCCGCCTCGTTCCTGCACAACCTGTGCACCAACGACATCAAGAAGCTGCCCGAGGGCGCGTGCTGCGAGGCGTTCTTCACCGACGTGAAGGGCAAGATCCTGGCGTCGACCCTGGTCTGCCGCGGCGCGGACGCGCTGCATGTGGTCGTCACCTCGCCGCACGCCGCGGACCTGGCCGCCCACCTCGAGCGGTACCACATCCGCGAGGACCTGGAGCTGGCGGTCAGCGAGGCCTACCCCACGCTGTTCCTCGAAGGGGCGCCCCCCGACAGCGAGCTATTCGAGGCGCCCACGCTCGGCGCGCGGCTCTGCTTGGACGACTCGTGCCTGGACACCATGGTGCGGCTCTCGGCGCCCGCCTTCGAGGTGTGGCGGATCGAGCGCGGCTTCCCACTCGACCGGGTGGACGTGGACAGCAGCCGGCTGCCGCAGGAGGTGAACCGCGACGCCCAGGCGATCAGCTTCACCACGGGGTGCTACCTCGGCCAGGAGACCGTCGCGCGGATCGACGCCCTGGGGCACGTGAACCGCAAGCTGGTGAGCCTGAAGTTCTCAAGCTCTACGCCGCCCGGCGTCGGCGCCGAGCTGACGGCCGACGAGAAGCCGGTCGGCGTGGTGACCTCCGCGTGCAACTCCGACCGCCTCGCGGCCCCGCTGGCGCTCGCGTACGTCCGCCGCGAGCAATGCGACCCGGGCACGCGGCTCCGCTCTTCAGCGGGCGAAGCCGAGGTGTTGGCGGGACCGGCGGTCGCCATCGACGGGTAG
- the glmM gene encoding phosphoglucosamine mutase, translated as MDELIISVSGLRGVVGQSLTPEIAARYAAAFASTLEPGAIVITRDGRSHGPELAEAIAAALTAVGRPVLDAGPAATPTTGILVRSEQCAGGIQISASHNPPEYNGIKLFSEEGRVIPAEAGEEVRRRFLDKVDLPKPAAEPGKVERLHNTVSAHLVAIEDAVDIALIHSKKFRVLLDANHGTGAVLGRPLLEVLGCEVTVLGETPDGQFAHTPEPTAENLASVLPKVPELGAAVGFCQDPDADRLALIDEQGRYVGEEYTLALCAEHVLTQDPGPVVTNCSTSRMTQDIAEKHAVPFHRSAVGEANVVNKMHQTEAVLGGEGNGGVIDPRIGPVRDSFIGMALVLEALAARDEPLSKLIDELPRYAIHKAKVTVAREQIPAALSALEKHFTDAAPDHTDGLRLDWEDQRKWLLVRASNTEPIVRIFCEAATAKEAQAVAEEAARVMG; from the coding sequence ATGGACGAGTTGATCATCAGTGTTTCCGGCCTCCGCGGAGTGGTGGGGCAGTCGCTCACGCCGGAGATCGCCGCGCGGTACGCGGCCGCGTTCGCTAGCACCCTGGAGCCGGGGGCGATTGTCATCACCCGCGACGGCCGCAGCCACGGCCCGGAACTCGCCGAGGCGATCGCCGCGGCGCTGACCGCGGTCGGGCGCCCGGTGCTGGACGCCGGGCCGGCGGCCACGCCCACCACCGGCATCCTGGTCCGCAGCGAGCAGTGCGCCGGCGGCATCCAGATCTCCGCCAGCCACAACCCGCCGGAGTACAACGGCATCAAGCTGTTCAGCGAGGAGGGCCGCGTGATCCCCGCCGAGGCGGGCGAAGAAGTCCGCCGCCGCTTCCTGGACAAGGTCGACCTGCCGAAGCCGGCGGCCGAGCCGGGCAAGGTCGAGCGGCTCCACAACACCGTCAGCGCGCACCTGGTGGCGATCGAGGACGCGGTCGACATCGCGCTGATCCATTCCAAAAAGTTCCGCGTGCTGCTGGACGCCAACCACGGCACCGGCGCGGTGCTGGGGCGGCCGCTGCTGGAGGTGCTCGGCTGCGAGGTGACCGTGCTCGGCGAAACGCCGGACGGCCAGTTCGCCCACACGCCCGAGCCGACCGCCGAGAACCTGGCCAGCGTGCTGCCGAAAGTCCCGGAGCTGGGCGCCGCGGTCGGCTTCTGCCAGGACCCGGACGCCGACCGCCTGGCGTTGATCGACGAGCAGGGCCGGTACGTGGGCGAGGAGTACACGCTGGCACTCTGCGCCGAGCATGTGCTGACCCAGGACCCGGGCCCAGTAGTGACCAACTGCTCCACCAGCCGGATGACGCAGGACATCGCCGAGAAGCACGCCGTGCCGTTCCACCGCTCGGCGGTCGGCGAGGCGAACGTGGTCAACAAGATGCACCAGACCGAGGCCGTGCTGGGCGGCGAGGGGAACGGCGGCGTGATCGACCCCCGCATCGGCCCGGTGCGGGACAGCTTCATCGGCATGGCGCTGGTGCTCGAGGCGCTCGCCGCGCGTGACGAGCCGCTCAGCAAGCTGATCGACGAACTGCCCCGCTACGCGATCCACAAGGCGAAGGTCACCGTCGCGCGCGAGCAGATCCCCGCTGCGCTGTCCGCCTTAGAGAAGCACTTCACCGACGCCGCCCCCGACCACACCGACGGCCTGCGGCTCGACTGGGAAGACCAACGCAAGTGGCTGCTGGTCCGGGCCAGCAACACCGAGCCGATCGTACGGATCTTCTGCGAGGCGGCCACGGCGAAGGAAGCTCAGGCTGTGGCGGAAGAGGCGGCGCGGGTGATGGGGTAG
- a CDS encoding GNAT family N-acetyltransferase has protein sequence MPADLQVVDLRSVEPPLAESLAGLLSSVWPDSSQTFDERVAGLLHDWKSYAGPAQQFPRAFVVLEEGQPIAHAGLVPREVRAPGHAVTVGALGGVCARPDRRGQGLGVAVVQASFALVDEGVFPYVLFQNYRDYQPFYEKLGARVIDNRIYNSLAEDPQANPFWADVAMVYAGGNDWPEGDLDLGGPGY, from the coding sequence ATGCCCGCGGACCTGCAAGTCGTTGATCTACGATCCGTGGAGCCGCCGCTGGCGGAGTCGCTCGCCGGGTTGCTCAGCTCCGTGTGGCCCGACTCCAGCCAGACGTTCGACGAACGTGTCGCCGGGCTGCTGCACGACTGGAAGTCTTACGCCGGGCCCGCGCAGCAGTTTCCCCGCGCGTTTGTCGTGCTGGAGGAGGGGCAGCCGATCGCGCACGCGGGGCTCGTCCCCCGAGAGGTCCGGGCGCCCGGCCATGCCGTGACGGTTGGCGCCCTGGGCGGCGTGTGTGCGCGGCCCGACCGGCGGGGTCAGGGCCTGGGCGTTGCGGTGGTGCAGGCGTCGTTCGCGTTGGTGGATGAGGGCGTATTCCCCTACGTGCTGTTCCAGAACTACCGCGACTACCAGCCGTTCTACGAGAAGCTGGGCGCCCGTGTCATCGACAACCGCATCTACAACTCGCTGGCAGAGGACCCGCAGGCCAACCCGTTCTGGGCCGACGTGGCGATGGTGTACGCCGGCGGGAACGACTGGCCTGAGGGCGACCTCGATCTGGGCGGTCCCGGCTACTAA